Part of the Benincasa hispida cultivar B227 chromosome 12, ASM972705v1, whole genome shotgun sequence genome is shown below.
AGGACCTCGCATAACATGGGTCTCCTTCTTCAGGCAACTTAGATTGTTCAGTTGACAATCTTCACTATCTGGGAACTTTAATGCATTGAGCACATTAAACATCACCTCTTAATTATCTACGCGCATAGTTAATTCTCCTTTATGTACGTCAATTAAAACTTTCCCAGTAGCTATGAAGGGGTGTCCAAGGATAATTGGTACCTCCCTATCCTCTTCATAGtccaagataataaagtgtGCTGGGGATATAAAGATGTCAACCTTTACCAGAATGAAGTCTTCATCTTTCTTTCTAGGTACTTAATTGTTCTCGTCAGCAAGCTGAAGAGAAACAGAAGTGGGTTGTGCTTTGCCAATTCCTAGTTTCTTAAAGATTGAGAGCGGCATGAGATTAATGTTGGCTCCCAAATCGCACAATGCATGACCACATCCAATCCTTCTATCGAGCAGGGAACTGTGAAGCTTCCCAGGGTCCTTCTACTTCTTTGGGAGACTATTGCTTTACTAACGCGTTACACTCCTGAGTTAGTCCGATTACTTCCTTCTCACTGACTCTTCTTTTCTTCGNNNNNNNNNNNNNNNNNNNNNNNNNTTCCTTTGCTAGCTCTCTCAATTCATTCTCCAATTCTCTTTGGAGAGCTGTCTTCTTTCGCCTTTGCCTCGCAGGCTGGTAGTCTTCCAAGCCCTTCTCTAGTGCATCGTGCCTTGAGCAAGTCCCATGCGTTGCATCCTCAGGGCTGGATGCAGAttgctcatcttcttcctccaatatTAACTTTCTTTTCCTTGTTACTCTTGTTTATTTTAAGGGCCTTTCATTCGTGTCGGTTTAGCATGGTTAAGACGTGTCTAAGCCAATTCTCCTTTCTTTTCcctcttcttctaattcttcttctgcttcctcttcttctaattcCTTTTAAAGCATCATAGCGTacctgtcacaccccctcctagatTAGCCACCTAATCTAGAAAGAGGTGTGAAGATGCTAAACATCACCTCCCCCGATGACATTTAGCATCTTACTAACTAACTTAACCTGTGCTTAAATCTAAACAGTTACACAATAATCCTTTAGTAcatttaatttctattcaaGATATTCCATATTACGATATCCATAAacaaatttcataaactttCTATCTCCTGTTATATACAAACCATGAACAAAGTTTAAACACAACGGAAACAATTTCAGACATTACACAACAAAACAACTCCTCTTATCCCATATTCCCAAAACCATGACATGTAAGGTTCGTGATATGAAATCTATTTACAACAGTGCAAGGCCTACAATGTAGCAGGAGACTCTTGTCGTGTGGCAATAAATAGCTCAGCGTGTTTTCGGAACTTTAACGCTACCTGGGgggaaaaaacataaaacatcaAAAGCATGAGCTaatgcccagtgagtggtaattgaatataaacataagttatcactttctaaatcatcaataaaagtaattaaatcGTTCAATTAAACATTGGCCAAGTGTAAAAGATTCAATAGCATCTCAAACACGTGCTAGTAAAACAGTGGTATGATCAACTCTCATAAGCACATGTTAAAGCATTCAATAGTTATCAGAAAATCACACCAACTCTGTACCCAAATACTCATCTACAACAGTGGGTTACCCTGGACAAAGAATGCCCTCCACGGTGTAAACCAAATCATAAGGTCATACGTGCACACAGAGCTGCCTCAAGGCTAAGCATAGATACACACCACAGGCCCAGGTTACTCTGGACTCCCCagtatactctggccacattTGACCCGAGTGGTAGCTCCCTGCTAGCCTGGGTGCACTACAAGGCGCAGGTTCCTCTGGACTTCCCGATATACTTTGGTCACATCTGACGCCCAGTAGCCCCCTGATCGCCTGAGCAATGCTAACTAAATACACATTCAAGTAGCATGGGAAAATAACTTTCTCTCGGGTACAAGAATTAGTAGTTTGAAACCACTTTCCACAAACATCAGCATTCTAAATTCAATATCAAGAGGTTTTCATATAAAACAATACAAGTCACAATTGTGTAAACTCTGGTTCCAAACTACATTTTGATAAATCAAGATCGTATAAAAACCATCAAGAAGTTTATAAATCacgatttaaacatttttgaaatatcaatCAAAGTAAAATAGAATCATGCCATACATTtcttataaatcataacatactataatataatattagttTATATATCAAAACATTCGAAGTAAATCACTCACTATCACTTGCGCGGAGGCTCCTTGGGTTATAAGCCTTTCCAACCTCAATTTGGCCTAAAATAAAGTCCCAAGGTTATAGACACTCACAAGCCATAGTGATTCAATGTAACCACTTTAAACTCATTTTAACACCTAAACATTCACATTTTGCTCCTAAAGTACCTTTTCCTCACCTTACCCAAAAGCAAAATAAGCTTTAATCCAAAATATACTCATTCTAGGGtaaaaaatattaagaaaatattaattgGGATTCAGAAAATGCTCACCAACACCTAAAATGCTaaaaaaaacaagcaattgGGCACTAGAAATGGGCGTGGTTGAGGCATGCTGAAGGGCACTGGCACGGAAGGAGGTGCGTTAGTGGGCTGGCAGCCTTAGGGGGGTGGCTGCCCTACTGCTACCCTGTTCAAGAAAACACTGGTTTCAATTTAACCAACTTTTAACCCAACGTAAAGCGAAAATTTGCACATACTTCCTTCATGAAATATGTTAAGAATAATTTAAGATAACTAACCTCAAAATTATAGCTCTTAACTCGTATTTTAGAGCTCATAATCTCTCCTACACTACATCTTACTCGGATTTTCCAGTTTTTCGAGCAACCTTCACTATCTTCACGATTTCTTCACTTTTTCGATCCCAAATCTCTTGAGCAGCCCTAGAATAGATTTAAAACTTAATATGGATTAATCTGGTTTAAATATGGAAGCTTTTGCACCAGTATTTTGGGAGAACCATCACATTCTTCAGACCCTAAGTTCCTGGCCGAAGCTGAACACTTTTTCCTCCAATCAAAGTCCTCCACCCAGCTGCTTGTTTGCCCTACTACGtgactttttatttattttccttatcCTTTGTAACCTTACAAGACTtatcaagttaaattaattttagattttagcaaattaatccaataatgttttttttaaaaaaaacaaacaactccAATACCCCTCTCGGCCAACTTGCATTTCCTACaaattttgttctttctttccttgTAACCCTAAGCCAATAACAAATCATGTTCACTATACAAGTGCCCAATCATGAAAAATTGTTCCAATAATAACATGTATTAATACATTTCTAAAAGAACTTGCATTTGTTAAGTAATTTCCAACTTTCATTCCAACACTTAAACTTAGAACTTTCTTAGGGCATACAATCCAAGTTATTCATTTAGGTACATAAACTCACTTATCTAGGTTGATGCTAAGCATaaataagagaaaaagggaTAAGGGCTTATAGTACCACTCCACTTCGTCCAATTCAAGTGATGCGTTAGGTGGGTCTGAACGCATCACTTGGTCTTCCTCTTGGCTTTGATTGAGACTTGCCAAAATAGCACCAAAAACTTCCTACTCGTCCAATCGAGCCAATTCCGCCAACTCTTTCGGGTTGCACTCTAACGTAGGACTGTTAGAGGGGGGTCTGGGTAGAGTAAATGGAGGGGTGCCTGATGGAGTATAAGGAAACCCAGGGGAGGATATAATTATGGGTGAACGCGGTGGTTGGCTTGACGCATCTGATTTGATTGGATAGATAGTGGCTAAGGACTGGATTGAAAGTAGAGGCAGTGGACGCATGGCTGGTGACGGTGCATTGTGAAGGTAGGCTGGAAGTGGGTCATGCATTGCACCCATTGGGGTTATGTTAGGAATGAATGGTGGTGGGGCAGGTTGGGTGTAGGGCTTGGCAGCCGTAGATGATGGACGCTGCCTCGTCTTTGCAGGGATTTTGCCCTTTGGCTTAGGGGTAGTTTTGGGTTTTGGTTGAGCAGTTTTGGAAGGAAGGGTTACAATGGCTTTGGTGGTATTAGAAGGGGGTTTTGTGGGTGTTGTGGTAGGTTTCGACCTAGACAGCCGCTGGGAAGAGGAAGTGGCTCTGCCGTGCATGAGTTTGATTTGGATAGGGGCTTTGGAGGTTTTTCTAAGGCTCGGGGGAAGTGAAATCGAAACACATGAAGAAGAGTAGGAATTTATTGGTGAGTCATTCTCGAAGCTCATGGTTTGGTTCTGGCTATCTGATGCACACGACATTGTGGCCGGAGAGGAGTTTGAGCAGATCAGCGATGAGGGAAACGGAGAGGctagggttttttttcttttgtttttgttttttttagagatAGCTCGAGTGagaaatgaggaagaagaaggaaaatgaaacGTTCGTTCTTTTTTATAGGTTGAGAGAGATAGTGGGCTGACGTCAGGCGACGCCTGACGACCGTAATAAATGTGAAACTGAAGGGACGTCTTGGGTTTCTAAACACTCAAGTGCTTTTGTATTCTCGAGACACGTCCCTTCAATTGGGCCATGCATTAGACTTGAGTCTGACGCGTCCGTTATTCCCATCCCAATTGtacataactttttttttaaaaaaaaaagaaaagtaaaatttCTAACTTATGAAGGCcaaaacaaagaacaatcaatcttaaaaacatagacaaacaaacaaaccaacaaacaaAAATGCAGTGTAAAATACAGAATGCAAAAAGACAAGGATAAAGGAAGCATCCTtggaatatatatattgatgCAAATGCAGGGATGCTTCGACGCAGGCCTCAGCTGGCTTCCCGTAGTACGAGAGATGACTTTTTGACATTCCATGCCATCTTCAAAGTGTGGCTTCACTCTTTGGCCATTTACTTTGAATGTGCTGATGCCATCCTCCCGTGTTAATTCCACTGCTCCATATGGAAAGATTGTCTTTATGATGAAGGGTCCTGaccacctagattttaatttcccTGGGAATAAACGCAGACGTGAATTGAATAATAGAACTTTTTGGCCAACAATAAGCTCTTTCTTACTAATGCGTTGGTCGTGCCAACACTTTTTCTTCTCCTTGTATAGCTTGTTGTTTTCGTATGCGTTCAATCGCCACTTCTCAAACTCATTGAGCTAAAGTTTTCGTTGAGCACCCATGGCATCCAAGTTCAAATTTAGCTTCTTAACTGCCCAAAACGCCTTGTGCTCCAACTCTAAAGGtaagtgacaagcttttccaaatacaAGAGAGTATGaagacatacctataggtgtcTTGTAAGCAGTCTTGTAGGCCCAGAGCGCTTCATCCAGCCTCTGTGCTCAATCCTTCCGCGTTGCATTGACTACTTTCTCCTTGATAGATTTGATTTCTCAATTCGATACTTCTgcttgaccatttgtttgtggGTGGTAGGTAGTAGCGTTTTTGTGCCtaacattttatttagaaagtaatttagaaatgatgCGATTAATGAAGTGACAACCTTCGTCACTTATCAGGGCTTTTGGCATTCTAAATCGTGTGAAAATATTCCTGGAAGAAACATGGAAACTGTGGACGCATCATTCCCTAGCATAAGCTACTACTTCTACCCATTTTGACACATAGTCTACTGCAAGCAGGATATACTGTTGGCCGCAGGACAAAggaaaaggtcccataaaatcaataccccaaacatcaaatagctcaacttcgagaatattgttcaagggcattgcGTCCATTGAAGAAATATTCCCGGTGCGTTGGCAGGGGTCACAATTACGAACAAAATCCCTCGCGTCTTTGAAGAGGGTGGGCTAGAAGTATCCGCTTAGAAGGATCTTCGCAGCGGTTCTCTGCCCACCGAACACTACagccaacatttctttttcagtggtggtgtaGTGTTTCTGAGAGTCATTTAGCGTTTTGGATGCGTAAAAGATAGGATGTATCAAATTTCCCTTCTTCTGCCCTAACATTGTTCCAACTACCACATCACTCGCATCGCACATGAGAATAAAACGCTGCATCCAATCCAGTGCTATTAGTACCGGAGCTGTCATCAACACATATTTCAAATGCGTCACAGCAGTCTTCATTAAAATTGTAAGGCCAGTTCACCTCTAGTAATGCGCTCAGAGCTTGCACAATTTTAGAGAATTCTCTAACAAACCTTCGATAGAAGCCAACATGCCCTAGAAAACTTCGTGAAGCTTTCACATTTGACGGTGGTGGAAGTTTTGCTATGACATCTATCTTGGCTTCATCTACTTCCAACCCAGCCTTAGATACTTTGTGGCCTAAGACAATTCCttcagtcaccatgaagtgacatttttctcaGTTTAGCACAAGATTTGTTTCCTCGCATCGAGCGAGGACGGCCTCCAAATTATCTAGACATGCTtggaatgagtctccaaagactGAGAAAGCATCCATGAAGACTTCAACGGTCTTTTCTAAGAAGTTAGAGAAGATcaccatcatacacctttgaaatGTCCCAGGTGCGTTACATAGCCCAAAAGGCATGCGTCTGAATGCAAATGTTCCAAAGGGACAGGTAAATGTTGTCTTCTCCTGATCTTGTGGATCAATCAAAATCTGGTTATACCCAGAGTATCCATCAAGAAAGCATTAAAATTCTTTGCTAGCAAGTCTGtcaagcatttggtcaatgaaaaaaaaggagaagTGGTCTTTCTTGGTTGCTATGTTGAGCTTCCTGTAATCCATACAAATGCGCCAGCCTGTGACAGTCCTCGAGGGTATGAGCTCATTATTGCTGTTGACTATCACAGACGTTCCCCCTTTCTTGGGAACGCATTGGATTGGGCTTATCCAGCTACTGTTGGATATAGGATAAATAACTCCCGCgtccaaccattttaaaatttctttcttgaccacttctttcattatgGGGTTCAGCCTTCTTTGAGGCTCGATTGACCCCAACTTCTCTTCTTCCAGTCTgatcttatgcatgcaataagatgGGCTGGTGGTTCCTCAAGTGATGGACATGTTGGTTTTATCCgccgctcactcagacttggcggcTCTGGTTCTTTCAAGTTCTCCTCCAACGCGAGGACCTCGCATACATGGGTCTCTTCTTCAGGCAACTTAGATTGTTCAGTTGACAATCTTCACTATCTGGGAACTTTAATGCATTGAGCACATTAAACATCACCTCTTAATTATCTACGCGCATAGTTAATTCTCCTTTATGTACGTCAATTAAAACTTTCCCAGTAGCTATGAAGGGGTGTCCAAGGATAATTGGTACCTCCCTATCCTCTTCATAGtccaagataataaagtgtGCTGGGGATATAAAGATGTCAACCTTTACCAGAATGTCTTCAATCTTTCTTTCTAGGTACTTAATTGTTCTGTCAGCAAGCTGAAGAGAAACAGAAGTGGGTTGTGCTTTGCCAATTCCTAGTTTCTTAAAGATTGAGAGCGGCATGAGATTAATGTTGGCTCCCAAATCGCACAATGCATGACCCACATCCAATCCTTCTATCGAGCAGGGAACTGTGAAGCTCCCAGGGTCCTTCTACTTCTTTGGGAGACTATTGCTTACTAACGCGTTACACTCCTGAGTTAGTCCGATTACTTCCTTCTCACTGactcttcttttcttcgtcaaaatgtccttaaaaaatttgacatatgTTGGCATCTTTTCCAAGGCCTCTATAAGTGAAATGTTGATATGCAACTGCCTTAGGAGCTCAAGAAAGCGCTTGAATttttgttcatcattcttcttcatcagacgCCTAGGGAATGGTACGTTCAACGGCACCATAGGTTTTCCCGCGTTAGACTACTGGGTTCTGAATGGCTTGTAGTCTCAGgcattctttcttcttgatctaTTGAACGTGTGATGCGTTCTTTCGAAGGACTGTTGTTTCTTggattcattcttctttcttcaagagctcttccacttcgcaatgtcactgcgtgacattgcttctttccattgtTGTTCCCAGGTGTTGTAGTGTTGCTAGGTAGAACTCCAGGCTGCCTGCTTTTCAACTCGCTCGCCAACTGCCCTACCTTTATTTCCAGGTTTCTGATTGACGATGCCTGGCCTTTCAGCAACGCGTCATTCTGGGCTATGTATTCCATCATTCAATAGGTTCTCAAGTGGAGATCCTGAGCTCGACGCCTGTCCTCCTCTATTAAAGGGTTGTTGGTGTGGCTGATGTGTTTGTTGATATGCATGCGGCGGTCCATTCCTTTgctgaaaaatttggatgatttcTCCATCCAGGATTATATGTATTTGaaaatgggttgtttttaatGAAACATACTGACTGGGGATTTTGTGGGCAATTCGCATAGGTGTGAGGATCTCTAAAGCCAGCACAGCTAACCATGGGCTGCCTAAACGCTTCTACCTGATTCACCTTCTACTGATTTGATGCGTTTCCTAGCATTATGTTCTGCAAAAGGCTGGTCATCGTAGCCACTTGCGCAGAAAGTGTGGCTATTGCGTTAGAATCGATAGAATTAACAATTTGAGATCTCTTCTTCTTGTCAGCTCTTCAATCATACGTATCGTCCACCCATTCCATCTTGTACTTAGAAATGCGGTCTAATATCTCCTTAGCTTCAGAGTAAGAtttatccataattccaccagCCGCTGCTGCGTCTGCTGCCATCTGCGATGCTCTATTCAATCCACCATAAAAAGTCTCCATTTGAATAGTTAGTAGTAGTCCATCGTTTGGGCGTGAGGATCTTCACCACAaccacccccaaattgtccAACAGTCTGGAGCATTTGGAGCATTACagatttcatctcgaacctcgTCCCGTCTAGCATTTGGtatatgattcctggagagaaattaTACACTACAGGGGACGCGTACTCCCTCATCAGACGCGTGCTGCTATTCACCATTAGGATGGGATTTTGTGCAGGATGAGCTAGCTGCTGAGCTAAGTT
Proteins encoded:
- the LOC120067390 gene encoding 36.4 kDa proline-rich protein-like, with the translated sequence MSCASDSQNQTMSFENDSPINSYSSSCVSISLPPSLRKTSKAPIQIKLMHGRATSSSQRLSRSKPTTTPTKPPSNTTKAIVTLPSKTAQPKPKTTPKPKGKIPAKTRQRPSSTAAKPYTQPAPPPFIPNITPMGAMHDPLPAYLHNAPSPAMRPLPLLSIQSLATIYPIKSDASSQPPRSPIIISSPGFPYTPSGTPPFTLPRPPSNSPTLECNPKELAELARLDE